One window from the genome of Eucalyptus grandis isolate ANBG69807.140 chromosome 7, ASM1654582v1, whole genome shotgun sequence encodes:
- the LOC104455804 gene encoding RING-H2 finger protein ATL38: MISSGINLVMTVIGFAVSTMFIVFVCTRLICARIQLNASRRSFALAGRSDLGILERGLHGLEPVVVSKFPTKRYSDEFFSEVDNSQCTVCLAEYHHEDMLRILPSCGHSFHATCIDIWLQQHSTCPVCRISLREFSDKKRSMQPLFSSALRPHRGMETVRVHSPHCPLAAHNFTSRANYAHRMDPIREDRFATMEGRSEPGESIHTLDEPGQFSKDKGNAHTESQSNA, from the exons ATGATATCTTCGGGGATAAACCTGGTGATGACGGTGATCGGGTTCGCGGTGAGCACCATGTTCATCGTCTTCGTCTGCACGCGCCTCATCTGCGCTCGGATTCAGCTCAACGCCTCTCGCCGCTCCTTCGCACTCGCCGGCCGATCCGATCTTGGCATT CTAGAGCGGGGTTTACATGGTCTTGAACCTGTAGTGGTGTCTAAATTCCCGACGAAGAGATACAGCGACGAGTTCTTCTCCGAGGTCGACAATTCTCA ATGCACTGTTTGTTTGGCTGAATACCATCACGAAGACATGCTGCGTATCCTTCCCAGTTGTGGGCATTCTTTCCATGCTACTTGTATAGACATATGGCTTCAGCAGCATTCCACGTGTCCGGTCTGCCGAATTTCATTAAGAGAGTTTTCGGACAAGAAGCGTTCAATGCAACCTTTATTTAGTTCAGCTCTTCGACCTCATCGAGGCATGGAGACTGTGCGTGTGCACTCCCCTCATTGTCCATTGGCTGCTCACAACTTCACGTCAAGAGCCAACTACGCCCATAGGATGGACCCCATACGAGAGGATCGATTTGCAACCATGGAAGGTAGATCAGAACCTGGAGAGAGCATCCACACATTGGATGAGCCTGGTCAGTTTTCAAAAGATAAAGGAAATGCGCACACAGAAAGCCAATCTAATGCATGA